One genomic window of Burkholderia humptydooensis includes the following:
- a CDS encoding FGGY-family carbohydrate kinase has protein sequence MGDVMEKYLLGLDSGSTATKAVIFDTSGRTAGVGCRRVERRQPRPRHVERDMEETWAAASGAIRDALEISTVPPGAIAAIGVTGHGDGLYLVDHDGAALGPGILSLDSRASVVRDQWGEAGLLQQAQELTGQRPYPYAACSLLKWIQLNEPERYAKIGHVLFCKDWLRLCLTGVPATDPTEASSSFTDVRTQQYSRDVLNLYGLESIGRALPEIVSPTAIAGRVTAQAAAQTGLKEGTPVACGLHDVTSSAVGMGNTAPGTLSITAGTFSINEILSDHPQTDPRWSCRNGTSPGQWMNMSISPASSSNVDWFLREFFTYEVEQAAQRGCSLFDLIGDELQAAFAEPSSVMFHPFLFGSPFEQPASASFFGIRGWHRRVHLARAVLEGMVFNHRYHVEALTNAFPAGRAGLTGGGSSSPMLAQLFADTLGIQIDIPERQEASALGAALCAGVSTGAFASLPEACAHACRIQRTHRPDPERHGQLTEAYGLYMQLVTGMNPAWPALDRAAFAH, from the coding sequence ACCGCGACCAAGGCCGTTATCTTTGACACCAGTGGCCGCACCGCGGGCGTTGGATGCCGGCGTGTCGAACGGCGGCAGCCCCGTCCCCGTCACGTCGAACGGGACATGGAAGAAACTTGGGCGGCAGCAAGCGGAGCCATTCGCGATGCACTCGAGATCAGCACGGTGCCCCCCGGCGCAATCGCAGCTATAGGCGTAACAGGCCACGGCGACGGCCTATATCTGGTCGACCACGACGGTGCCGCGCTGGGCCCCGGGATTCTCTCACTCGACAGCCGGGCCTCCGTCGTTCGCGACCAATGGGGCGAAGCCGGCCTGCTGCAACAGGCGCAGGAGTTGACCGGGCAGCGTCCGTATCCGTACGCCGCGTGCAGTCTGCTCAAATGGATCCAGCTCAACGAACCCGAGCGGTACGCGAAGATTGGCCATGTGCTCTTCTGCAAGGACTGGCTTCGTCTTTGTCTGACCGGCGTCCCGGCGACCGATCCAACGGAGGCCAGTTCATCCTTTACGGATGTGCGTACACAACAGTACAGCCGCGATGTCCTGAATCTATACGGCCTTGAGTCTATTGGCCGCGCGTTACCGGAGATCGTATCGCCCACAGCGATTGCGGGGCGTGTCACTGCGCAGGCTGCCGCGCAAACCGGCCTGAAGGAGGGCACGCCGGTAGCCTGCGGGTTGCATGATGTCACGTCCAGCGCCGTGGGCATGGGCAACACGGCACCGGGTACCTTGTCGATTACGGCGGGGACGTTCAGCATCAACGAAATCCTGTCTGATCATCCGCAAACCGATCCGCGCTGGTCGTGCCGTAATGGCACATCTCCCGGCCAGTGGATGAACATGTCGATTTCGCCGGCCTCGTCGAGCAACGTCGACTGGTTCCTGCGCGAATTTTTCACGTACGAAGTCGAACAGGCCGCACAACGCGGATGCTCGCTGTTCGACCTGATCGGAGACGAATTGCAGGCTGCATTCGCCGAGCCGAGCTCCGTCATGTTCCATCCATTCCTGTTCGGATCGCCCTTTGAACAGCCCGCGAGCGCTTCATTCTTCGGCATCCGCGGCTGGCACCGTCGTGTCCATCTGGCGCGGGCGGTGCTCGAAGGCATGGTCTTCAATCATAGATACCATGTCGAAGCATTGACCAATGCTTTTCCCGCGGGGCGGGCCGGCCTGACCGGTGGAGGATCGTCGAGCCCCATGCTCGCCCAGTTGTTCGCCGACACCCTTGGGATTCAGATCGATATCCCGGAACGTCAGGAGGCGAGTGCGCTCGGCGCTGCGCTGTGTGCCGGGGTCAGCACCGGAGCGTTCGCCTCCCTGCCGGAGGCATGTGCGCACGCATGCCGCATCCAGCGGACGCACCGGCCGGACCCGGAACGTCACGGCCAGCTCACCGAGGCATACGGGCTGTACATGCAGCTCGTTACAGGCATGAACCCGGCTTGGCCGGCGCTCGACCGCGCAGCCTTTGCGCATTGA
- a CDS encoding glycerol-3-phosphate dehydrogenase/oxidase, translated as MTQRSRAFFLERLAQRCNVSVLIIGGGINGAGLFRDLAMQQVDCLLIDKADFASGASSAPSRLIHGGLKYLETGEFRLVAESTLERNLLLKNAPHFVRPLETVLPIQSYFGGIVASALRFFGIKSKLADRGMIISKLGLTIYDFLGRHHRTMPRHHVAFKTRSLRNLPVLDPAIKATATYFDAQVTQAERLNYELVADGLAACEEAAAANYVTVDHVEDEKVWLRDLMSDRLFPVTPTIIINASGAWIDSVNHSLGIKRKYIGGTKGSHLIVDHPELYAQLCGRMVYFGSKDGRICLVYPFMDRLLVGSTDIRVDDPDEIRCEDSEVEYMFGALREIFPRLRVDASNISFRYSGVRPLPYSDAANPGEVSRDHVVHIDHLPDTRIPVLSLVGGKWTTFRGFAESVADDTLERLGRSRRVSTRDAAIGGGHDFPRTSGDRAAWINELATRCGVPVERAETLLSRYGTSASAIAAFCSPAHGGPPDTPLASEPSYTVREIQYICEHEAVTHLADLLLRRTTIALSGKLTHAVLAETATVAARALGWDSNRMRGEIDAARDIATQRHGVVLRETEGDDVRVSP; from the coding sequence ATGACTCAACGATCCCGCGCATTCTTTCTCGAACGGCTTGCCCAACGGTGCAATGTCAGCGTCCTGATCATTGGTGGCGGCATCAATGGGGCAGGGCTGTTTCGTGACCTGGCGATGCAACAGGTGGACTGCCTGCTGATCGACAAGGCGGACTTCGCCTCGGGTGCGAGTTCTGCGCCTTCGAGGCTTATTCACGGCGGCCTGAAGTATCTTGAAACCGGTGAATTCCGCTTGGTTGCCGAATCCACCCTGGAACGCAACCTGTTGCTGAAAAACGCCCCGCATTTTGTACGGCCACTGGAGACCGTACTGCCGATTCAATCGTACTTTGGCGGCATCGTCGCGTCTGCGCTGCGATTTTTTGGTATCAAGTCGAAACTCGCCGACCGCGGCATGATCATTTCGAAACTCGGGTTGACGATCTACGATTTTCTCGGCCGCCATCACCGGACGATGCCGCGGCACCATGTCGCATTCAAAACTCGTTCTCTTCGAAACCTGCCGGTGCTCGATCCCGCCATCAAGGCAACCGCGACGTATTTTGACGCACAGGTGACACAGGCGGAACGGCTGAACTACGAACTGGTCGCAGATGGGCTGGCCGCATGCGAGGAAGCCGCTGCGGCGAACTATGTGACCGTTGACCACGTGGAAGACGAGAAGGTCTGGTTGCGGGATCTGATGTCAGACAGGCTCTTTCCTGTTACACCAACGATCATCATCAATGCCAGTGGTGCCTGGATCGATAGCGTGAACCACTCGCTCGGTATCAAACGAAAGTACATCGGTGGGACAAAAGGGTCCCATTTGATCGTGGACCATCCGGAACTCTATGCGCAATTGTGTGGCCGCATGGTTTACTTTGGCTCGAAGGACGGTCGCATCTGCCTCGTTTATCCTTTTATGGACCGCCTCCTCGTCGGTTCGACAGATATCCGTGTCGACGATCCCGACGAGATCCGCTGTGAGGACAGCGAAGTCGAGTATATGTTTGGCGCCCTGCGGGAAATCTTTCCCCGCTTGAGAGTGGATGCGTCGAACATCTCGTTTCGCTACAGCGGCGTGCGGCCGCTGCCCTATTCGGATGCCGCGAATCCGGGCGAGGTGAGCCGCGATCACGTGGTGCACATCGATCATCTGCCCGATACCCGGATTCCTGTGCTTTCGCTGGTGGGCGGCAAGTGGACAACGTTCCGGGGATTTGCCGAATCCGTCGCCGACGACACGCTCGAGCGCCTCGGCCGCTCACGCAGGGTGAGCACTCGTGACGCAGCCATCGGGGGCGGCCATGATTTTCCACGCACCTCCGGGGATCGGGCTGCATGGATCAACGAGCTGGCGACGCGTTGCGGTGTTCCGGTCGAACGAGCTGAAACCTTGCTCTCGCGTTACGGTACGAGTGCATCCGCGATTGCAGCGTTTTGCTCGCCGGCGCACGGCGGGCCACCTGACACGCCGCTCGCAAGCGAGCCGAGTTACACAGTGCGGGAGATTCAGTACATATGTGAGCACGAAGCCGTGACGCATCTTGCTGATCTGCTGTTGCGCCGGACAACGATCGCGCTCTCCGGCAAGTTGACCCATGCCGTGCTGGCTGAAACAGCGACGGTCGCGGCGCGTGCGTTGGGATGGGACTCGAACCGCATGCGGGGGGAAATCGATGCGGCCCGCGACATCGCCACGCAACGCCATGGAGTGGTGCTTCGGGAGACTGAGGGGGATGACGTACGAGTAAGCCCATGA